Proteins co-encoded in one Apteryx mantelli isolate bAptMan1 chromosome 4, bAptMan1.hap1, whole genome shotgun sequence genomic window:
- the LOC136992046 gene encoding olfactory receptor 4S2-like produces MENVSSVKEIILLGLSKNQGVQKICFVVFLFFYIVTVAGNLLIVVTVVSSQRLNSPMYFFLCHLSIADLCFSSATAPKMIADFLVEKKTISFGGCMAQLFGLHFFGGTEAFILTMMAYDRYFAICRPLHYTTLMTRRVCGWMVMGSWVGGFVHSLVQTLITVSLPFCGPNKIDHYFCDVHPLLQLACADTYVAGIIVVANGGMICLVSFFILVTSYIVILSSLKRRTSEARYKALSTCGSHITVVILFFGPCTFTYILPSSNLSEDKSVAVFYTVITPMLNPLIYTLRNEEMKSAMRK; encoded by the coding sequence atggagaatgtaagcagcgTGAAGGAaatcattcttctgggcctttcaaagaaccaaggggtgcagaaaatatgttttgtggtgtttttgttcttctatattgttactgtggcaggaaatctgctcatcgttgtcactgtagttagcagtcagcgtctgaactcccccatgtatttctttctctgccacctgtccattgcagatctttgcttctcttctgccacagctcccaaaatgattgctgacttccttgttgagaagaaaaccatttcctttgggggttgcatggcacagctgtttgggttacatttcttcgGCGGCACTGAGgccttcatcctcacaatgatggcctatgatcgctactttgccatatgcagacccctgcactacaccaccctcatgaccaggcgtgtgtgtggctggatggtgatgggttcatgggtggggggctttgtgcactccctggtgcagaccctcataaccgttagcctccctttttgtggccccaacaaaattgaccactacttctgtgatgtccatcccctactacaactggcctgtgccgacacctatgttgcaggcatcattgtcgttgccaatggtggaatgatttgtttggtctctttcttcatcctggtcacgtcctacattgtcattttgtcttccttgaaaaggcgaacgtccgaagcacggtacaaagccctctccacctgtgggtcccacattactgtggtgattctcttctttgggccatgcacattcacctacatactcccatccagcaatctctcagaggacaagagcgtggctgtgttttacactgtcatcacgcccatgctgaacccactcatctacacactgagaaatgaggagatgaaaagtgccatgagaaaa